One part of the Rhodothermales bacterium genome encodes these proteins:
- the hrcA gene encoding heat-inducible transcriptional repressor HrcA produces the protein MKSSAQPYRPVPHHALTEREGEILRLVISDFIDTAGPVGSRALARRYPLGISPASIRNTMSDLEERGFLDHPYTSAGRVPTELGYRVFVDQLMMRQSLSREEGRMLREEMERASTHNEVFLKECSRLLGRLSNLLGVVLSPKLSKGILERMEAVPLSSSRLMFVISLRGGLFKTIVLEVESELDRRDVDAAVAVMNERLAGLTLEDIRRTYASRMQDVKDEKTGIVRLVFNATGTVFSEPADGRMSFAGAQHILAQPEFQEDPEALRNLISLLEEEDVVVQLFEDETGRPADPGKATVRIGSEIVDGKVDKYSIVTASYQLGETSGTIGIIGPTRMDYVRVVALVEGMASLLGRHDRATHH, from the coding sequence GTGAAAAGCTCGGCCCAACCATACCGTCCCGTCCCGCACCACGCGCTCACCGAGCGTGAGGGCGAGATCCTGCGTCTGGTCATATCGGATTTCATCGATACGGCCGGGCCGGTAGGTTCGCGTGCCCTGGCGCGGCGGTATCCGCTGGGCATCAGTCCGGCTTCGATCCGCAACACCATGAGCGACCTCGAGGAGCGCGGATTCCTCGATCATCCGTACACCTCCGCCGGCCGCGTGCCGACCGAACTCGGCTACCGGGTATTTGTCGATCAGTTGATGATGCGGCAATCCCTGTCCCGCGAAGAGGGAAGGATGCTCCGCGAGGAGATGGAACGCGCCTCGACGCACAACGAAGTCTTTTTGAAAGAATGCTCCCGGCTGCTCGGGCGCCTCTCCAACCTGCTTGGCGTGGTGCTCAGCCCGAAGCTGTCCAAAGGCATCCTGGAGCGGATGGAAGCCGTGCCGCTCTCCTCGTCGCGCCTGATGTTCGTCATCAGCCTGCGCGGCGGGCTGTTCAAGACGATCGTGCTCGAGGTCGAGTCCGAACTCGATCGCCGCGACGTGGACGCCGCGGTAGCGGTGATGAACGAACGCCTCGCCGGCCTCACGCTGGAAGATATCCGCCGCACCTATGCGTCGCGGATGCAGGATGTGAAGGATGAAAAGACCGGCATCGTCCGCCTGGTGTTCAACGCTACGGGCACGGTCTTCTCCGAGCCGGCGGACGGCCGCATGAGCTTCGCCGGCGCGCAGCATATCCTCGCGCAGCCGGAGTTTCAGGAAGATCCCGAAGCCCTGCGCAACCTGATCAGTCTGCTCGAGGAGGAGGATGTGGTCGTGCAGCTCTTCGAGGACGAGACGGGGCGCCCGGCTGATCCCGGAAAGGCCACGGTGCGCATCGGCAGCGAGATCGTCGATGGCAAAGTCGACAAATATTCGATCGTGACGGCCAGCTACCAGCTGGGCGAGACGAGCGGCACCATCGGCATCATCGGGCCGACGCGTATGGACTATGTGCGCGTGGTCGCGCTGGTGGAGGGCATGGCGTCGCTCCTGGGCCGGCACGACCGCGCGACCCATCACTGA
- the sppA gene encoding signal peptide peptidase SppA, giving the protein MRFFSTLIASTLGSLIALGVIVMFFFLLVFALAASTDQSPRVRPGSVLVIELGGSIPEVVSEDPIAVALSGEHAYDLLDFKSAVKKAGVDERIDAIWLKLSPMSASWATLEEVRTSLNEFKKAGKPIIASSDDQYVNEVTYYVGSVADELYASAAAPFEFNGFYIVAEFYKNLLDKLEIAPQVTRAGTYKSAVEPFLRTNLSDENREQLTQLLTDQQDVFVAAVAESRSMEPEEVVRLIEGESILTATDAYNAGLLDDLLFRDEVETVIKNRLSYDADDDLRLIGLHAYARVPATEAGLPRPSTEEIAIVYAVGTIMTGESGYSANPLFGGETVGSDTFVEAMRAAHESDNVKAIVVRVNSPGGSVAASDAMWREISRAAAIKPVVISMGDLAASGGFWIATAGHHIVADPLTITGSIGVFGMAFDMGGLYEDKLGISFDVVRTGPYADMYSGVRSLSPDEMRLLDKSTEETYQNFLELVAASRNMTVEEVDKVAQGRVWTGKQALAVGLVDELGGLEVAIQRAAERAGIEGDTYRTRVLPLPKTMLEQMTESLNGRIASAWLNRNTTAAERALMQHLDVIHTLMQFQGTVQARLPFRLVVQ; this is encoded by the coding sequence ATGCGCTTTTTTTCGACGTTGATCGCCAGCACGCTGGGCTCCTTGATTGCGCTGGGCGTGATCGTAATGTTCTTTTTCCTGCTCGTCTTCGCGCTTGCCGCGTCCACCGACCAGTCGCCGCGCGTACGCCCCGGATCCGTGCTCGTCATCGAACTGGGTGGATCGATTCCCGAGGTCGTTTCCGAGGACCCCATCGCCGTCGCGCTTTCCGGCGAACATGCCTACGACCTGCTCGACTTCAAGAGCGCCGTCAAGAAGGCCGGCGTCGACGAGCGGATCGACGCCATCTGGCTCAAGCTTTCGCCCATGAGCGCCTCGTGGGCCACCCTGGAAGAGGTCAGGACGTCGCTCAACGAATTCAAGAAAGCCGGCAAGCCGATCATCGCGTCGAGCGACGATCAGTACGTGAACGAAGTGACGTACTACGTGGGCAGCGTGGCGGATGAGCTGTATGCCTCTGCCGCGGCGCCGTTCGAGTTCAACGGGTTTTACATCGTGGCCGAGTTCTACAAGAACCTGCTCGACAAGCTCGAGATCGCTCCGCAGGTCACGCGCGCCGGCACCTATAAGAGCGCCGTCGAGCCCTTCCTGCGCACGAACCTGTCGGACGAAAACCGCGAACAGCTCACGCAGCTCTTGACCGACCAGCAGGACGTGTTCGTAGCCGCGGTTGCCGAAAGCCGGTCCATGGAGCCGGAAGAGGTGGTGCGCCTCATCGAGGGCGAGTCGATCCTGACCGCGACGGACGCCTACAACGCCGGCCTGCTGGACGACCTGCTCTTCCGCGACGAGGTGGAGACGGTGATCAAAAACCGCCTGAGCTACGACGCCGACGACGACCTCCGCCTGATCGGCCTGCACGCCTACGCGCGGGTGCCGGCCACGGAAGCCGGTCTGCCGCGCCCCTCGACCGAGGAAATCGCCATCGTCTACGCCGTCGGCACGATCATGACGGGCGAGAGCGGGTACAGCGCCAACCCGCTGTTCGGGGGAGAGACGGTCGGATCGGATACGTTCGTCGAAGCCATGCGCGCGGCGCACGAGTCCGACAACGTCAAGGCCATCGTGGTGCGCGTCAATTCTCCGGGCGGCTCCGTGGCGGCTTCGGACGCGATGTGGCGCGAGATTTCACGCGCAGCGGCCATCAAGCCGGTCGTCATCTCGATGGGCGACCTCGCCGCGTCCGGTGGATTCTGGATCGCCACCGCCGGCCATCATATCGTGGCCGATCCGCTGACCATCACCGGCTCGATCGGCGTCTTCGGGATGGCGTTCGACATGGGCGGGCTGTACGAAGACAAGCTGGGCATCTCGTTCGATGTCGTCCGCACCGGCCCCTATGCCGACATGTATTCGGGCGTCCGCTCCCTCTCGCCCGATGAGATGCGGCTGCTGGATAAATCGACGGAGGAGACTTACCAGAACTTCCTCGAACTGGTCGCCGCCAGCCGCAACATGACCGTGGAGGAAGTGGACAAGGTGGCGCAGGGCCGCGTATGGACGGGCAAGCAGGCGCTGGCCGTCGGCCTCGTCGACGAACTGGGGGGACTGGAGGTCGCCATACAGCGCGCGGCGGAACGCGCCGGCATCGAAGGCGACACCTACCGCACCCGCGTGCTGCCGCTGCCCAAAACGATGCTCGAGCAGATGACGGAGTCGCTCAACGGACGCATCGCCAGCGCCTGGCTCAACCGCAACACGACCGCCGCCGAGCGGGCGCTGATGCAACACCTCGACGTGATCCACACCCTGATGCAATTCCAGGGAACGGTCCAGGCCCGCCTCCCCTTCCGCCTGGTCGTACAGTGA
- the gpmI gene encoding 2,3-bisphosphoglycerate-independent phosphoglycerate mutase, with product MKPTQRHILIILDGFGIAVDSSVSAIDKARKPFLDELFRTYPHSTLEASGLAVGLPEGQMGNSEVGHMNLGAGRVVYQEITRIDKDIREGAFFSNTELVRAARHAKENGTKLHLLGCFSDGGVHSSLNHLFALLELARREGLEAGQVLVHAFTDGRDTDPHGAIEYIRLFQEQAKTIGVGRIASIVGRYYAMDRDKRWERIKLAYDLLTGDAGERFDDPVAAIQASYDEDVTDEFVKPRRIVDPEIERFSHGGGLIESGDAVIFYNFRADRARQITHAFITDGFDGFDRGKKLDLHYTIFAPYESSFDVPIAFPKVNLTQTLGEVISARGGRQLRAAETEKYPHVTFFFSGGREEPFAGEDRILVPSPKVATYDLQPEMSAKPLAEQVANAMRENAYNLVVLNFANPDMVGHTGVFEAAVKAVETVDACARIVVEAAIEQGYSINIIADHGNADKMRNADGTPNTAHTTALVPHLIIKDGFTGPIKAGKLGDIAPTILTLLGEPIPAEMTGDVLV from the coding sequence ATGAAACCAACGCAACGCCACATTCTCATTATCCTGGATGGATTCGGGATCGCCGTCGATTCGTCCGTAAGCGCGATCGACAAGGCCCGCAAACCGTTCCTCGACGAGCTGTTCCGCACGTATCCGCACAGCACCCTGGAAGCTTCCGGCCTGGCCGTGGGCCTGCCCGAAGGGCAGATGGGCAACTCGGAAGTCGGCCACATGAACCTCGGCGCCGGCCGCGTCGTGTACCAGGAAATCACGCGGATCGACAAGGACATCCGGGAAGGCGCGTTTTTTTCGAATACCGAACTCGTCCGCGCGGCGCGGCACGCGAAGGAGAACGGCACCAAGCTCCATCTCCTCGGCTGTTTTTCGGACGGCGGCGTCCACTCCTCGCTCAACCACCTCTTCGCGCTGCTCGAACTGGCGCGGCGCGAGGGGCTCGAAGCCGGCCAGGTGCTCGTCCACGCCTTCACGGACGGGCGCGACACGGACCCGCACGGCGCCATCGAGTACATCCGGCTCTTCCAGGAGCAGGCGAAGACGATCGGGGTGGGGCGCATCGCATCCATCGTGGGCCGGTACTACGCGATGGATCGCGACAAACGGTGGGAGCGGATCAAGCTCGCCTACGACCTGCTGACAGGCGACGCCGGCGAGCGCTTCGACGACCCGGTCGCCGCCATCCAGGCGAGCTACGACGAGGATGTGACCGATGAGTTCGTGAAACCGCGGCGCATCGTCGACCCGGAAATCGAACGCTTCTCCCACGGCGGCGGCCTGATCGAGTCCGGCGATGCCGTCATCTTCTATAACTTCCGGGCGGACCGCGCGCGCCAGATCACCCACGCGTTTATCACCGACGGGTTCGACGGCTTCGATCGCGGGAAAAAGCTCGATCTTCACTATACCATTTTCGCGCCCTACGAGTCCTCGTTCGATGTGCCGATCGCGTTCCCGAAGGTCAACCTGACGCAGACGCTGGGCGAGGTCATCTCGGCGCGGGGAGGCCGGCAACTGCGTGCGGCGGAGACGGAGAAGTACCCGCACGTCACGTTTTTCTTTAGCGGCGGCCGGGAGGAGCCCTTCGCCGGCGAAGACCGCATCCTCGTTCCGTCGCCGAAGGTCGCCACCTACGACCTGCAGCCCGAAATGAGCGCGAAGCCCCTCGCAGAGCAGGTCGCTAACGCCATGCGCGAGAACGCATATAACCTGGTGGTTCTGAACTTCGCGAATCCGGACATGGTCGGGCACACCGGGGTCTTCGAAGCCGCCGTCAAGGCGGTGGAGACGGTGGATGCCTGCGCGCGGATCGTCGTCGAGGCGGCGATCGAGCAGGGCTACAGCATCAACATCATCGCCGACCACGGCAACGCCGACAAGATGCGCAACGCTGACGGCACGCCGAACACGGCCCACACGACCGCGCTCGTGCCGCACCTCATCATCAAGGATGGATTCACCGGACCGATCAAGGCCGGCAAACTCGGCGACATCGCGCCCACCATCCTCACCCTGCTCGGCGAACCGATACCCGCCGAGATGACGGGCGACGTGCTGGTGTGA
- the nth gene encoding endonuclease III: MDLALFLHSNPVFRVTRSERARATLTALRLAIPRPETELHYRDEYELIVAVILSAQCTDERVNKVTPALFEAFPDVQALARATPEDVFPYIRSVSYPNNKAKHLVGMARKVLEVFDGKVPDAVDALVTLPGVGRKTAQVVASVAFEVAALPVDTHVFRVANRIGLTAKAPTPLHVERQLKQLLARKDWSEAHHLLILHGRYTCLARSPRCATCPLTDVCLYYERLQKLPAPLEGLDARRGKYFCKTNGHYFDAPAERTDRYGTTQMSCPICGSMNVFECRTGRTTRKVPDFRVN; encoded by the coding sequence GTGGATCTCGCCCTCTTTCTGCATTCCAACCCCGTTTTTCGAGTGACCCGGAGCGAACGCGCGCGCGCGACCCTGACCGCCCTCAGGCTGGCGATCCCCCGGCCCGAAACCGAACTCCACTACCGCGACGAGTACGAACTCATCGTGGCGGTGATTCTCTCCGCGCAATGCACGGACGAGCGGGTGAACAAGGTCACGCCGGCGCTGTTCGAGGCCTTCCCGGATGTGCAGGCTCTCGCACGGGCGACGCCGGAAGACGTTTTTCCGTACATTCGCTCCGTATCCTACCCCAACAACAAGGCGAAGCATCTCGTGGGCATGGCCCGCAAGGTGCTCGAGGTGTTCGACGGCAAGGTGCCCGATGCGGTGGACGCGCTCGTGACTCTGCCCGGCGTGGGGCGGAAAACGGCGCAGGTCGTCGCGTCCGTCGCCTTCGAAGTGGCCGCGCTGCCGGTGGACACCCACGTGTTTCGCGTCGCCAACCGCATCGGCCTGACGGCGAAAGCGCCGACACCCCTGCATGTGGAACGACAGTTGAAGCAGCTGCTGGCCCGGAAGGACTGGTCGGAGGCCCATCATCTGCTGATCCTCCATGGCCGTTACACCTGCCTCGCCCGCTCGCCCCGCTGCGCGACCTGCCCGCTGACGGACGTTTGTCTGTATTATGAGCGCCTGCAGAAATTGCCGGCGCCTCTGGAAGGGCTCGATGCGCGTCGGGGGAAGTACTTCTGCAAGACCAACGGCCATTATTTCGACGCCCCCGCCGAACGGACGGACCGATACGGGACGACGCAGATGAGCTGCCCGATCTGCGGCTCGATGAATGTATTTGAATGCCGGACGGGCCGGACCACCCGGAAAGTGCCCGATTTTCGTGTGAACTAG
- a CDS encoding DUF4105 domain-containing protein, whose amino-acid sequence MSHRFSPLPVFLLVCWVGLAGAPTSQAQRLTPLSPQARLSLVTVLPGEAAYELFGHSAIRLQDPVRGIDALFNYGTFQFDALFLPKFVYGELDYLLWVSAYQRELPHYRERGRSVIEQELRVTPAQRDAIVQFLEINAQPENRTYRYQFLADNCSTRIRDVLERTLDGNVRFSDAYENPGTYRALLDRYVDHLPFLKLGFYLVLGEPADRPADARASMFLPINLMEAFDTAEIRSDSAWMPLVVRTDTTYWNPRADALRSGYPVWPLTWLVLGLGAWLTWKRRDASDGVVPYFDRILFGVVGLAGALMFFLWFIALHDVTNQNWNLLWAWPTHLVAAGLMRRRPEGLRYYWMATACVSAIALLGWPLWPQALHPAVIPVVLLLVLRSGWLVWSTRRR is encoded by the coding sequence ATGTCTCATCGATTCAGCCCGCTGCCCGTCTTTCTGCTCGTATGCTGGGTGGGGCTTGCCGGCGCCCCGACGAGTCAGGCCCAGCGGCTGACTCCGCTCTCTCCCCAGGCCAGGCTGTCGCTGGTCACCGTCCTGCCCGGCGAAGCCGCCTACGAGCTGTTCGGGCACAGCGCGATCCGCCTGCAGGACCCCGTGCGCGGCATCGATGCCCTGTTCAACTATGGGACTTTCCAGTTCGACGCCCTCTTCCTGCCGAAATTCGTGTACGGCGAGCTGGACTACCTCCTCTGGGTGAGCGCGTATCAACGGGAATTGCCGCACTACCGGGAGCGGGGCCGCTCCGTCATCGAGCAGGAATTGCGCGTCACGCCGGCGCAGCGCGACGCCATCGTGCAGTTCCTCGAGATCAACGCGCAGCCGGAAAACCGCACCTACCGGTATCAATTCCTGGCAGACAACTGCTCGACGCGCATCCGGGACGTGCTCGAGCGCACGCTGGACGGGAATGTCCGTTTCAGCGACGCATACGAAAACCCCGGGACCTACCGCGCCCTGCTCGATCGCTATGTCGATCACCTGCCCTTTCTCAAGCTCGGATTTTACCTCGTCCTCGGCGAACCCGCCGACCGGCCGGCCGATGCCCGGGCCTCCATGTTTCTGCCGATCAATCTGATGGAGGCCTTCGATACCGCCGAAATCAGGTCGGACAGCGCCTGGATGCCCCTCGTGGTGCGGACCGACACGACGTACTGGAATCCCCGGGCCGACGCGCTCCGGTCGGGTTACCCGGTCTGGCCGCTGACGTGGTTGGTGCTCGGTCTCGGCGCGTGGCTGACGTGGAAGCGCCGCGATGCCTCCGACGGCGTGGTGCCTTATTTCGACCGGATCCTGTTCGGCGTGGTGGGGTTGGCCGGCGCGCTCATGTTTTTCCTCTGGTTCATCGCCCTGCACGACGTGACCAACCAGAACTGGAACTTGCTGTGGGCCTGGCCGACGCACCTCGTCGCGGCCGGCCTCATGAGACGGCGCCCCGAGGGGCTTCGGTACTACTGGATGGCGACGGCCTGCGTGAGCGCGATCGCGCTGCTGGGATGGCCGTTGTGGCCCCAGGCGCTGCATCCGGCCGTGATACCGGTGGTCCTGCTGCTCGTGCTGCGGAGCGGGTGGCTCGTCTGGAGCACCCGGCGCCGGTAG
- a CDS encoding TonB family protein codes for MVLPRLTVLNEQYAVRNVLGGVGPVDVTYLAWDLRNEEQVVVREYYPARFVTREAEQLNVQPRSEKDRTFFQYGLERYLKEAAVLSRIEHPNVVRERAFFRENGTAYRVSDYHEGATLADVVRHQGGRIPVRSAITLIMPLLDGVRAGHKHGLIHGGITPSEIFLAKNGRPMLLSFHTTHILLAQRSRIFDEYLKPGFAPPEQYVPGGKQGPWTDVYGCAATLYYILTGQHVPPALDRMEQDTLAELLAGQSRLTSSVREALAKGLILDGTRRPQTIDAFRDLLMRGTEPAEPVAPEPEPVSEPEPTRIAALPEAEDEEPVKHTPLFVPKNRLVAGDREDSAAYAHAIFGAGQGPATSIKDAGSPSAKVSPFGQPVEDFDPDTEDAEDEEETLHLELEDIEEASRALSGDGPASPALIPQHGLTLRQPSTPVAPPPEEPPLFSFGDPEDIQIPATLDETVRARKAIYQSPRRIWQVAVFAVIGISVVALLVMILIRQSQTEPAAFSIDNEAYAARMAEGDSLFKLAQDVEEVASAEQARTYYVKALEHYRVAQSFKPDGNEAQDRIAVVNTRLEQQVASTLTEKDYLSIIADADSILRAADGLVLQGDSVRARPLYTDARRFYRRVLEYRPNDSLANARLSATFQRQLPGRTEAQALPAPPVPRPTVNNDLIRNEQFYQLYRSQGDSAFDARNFRDAQRKFIEALEYRKDDEYATSMLRQIERKLADSSRDAQYKQHMDAGKALRAENRLVEAKREFELALQAKPDDYEAKSGLFEVDLQLNQAQRREEEYMSFRARGDVLFEQGDFEGAMASYQAALSAKANDEYATNRVRETSANIEALRRLEQQLPEGMIDANGIYNFSEEAPELIGGKQALQSRIRYPAFAREAGIEGRVTVRMIVDEAGNMQKPEIMNGLGYGLDQEVLRVLRGARFEPGRVGGKPVKVWHTLFFDFKLDDL; via the coding sequence ATGGTGTTGCCACGTCTCACGGTATTAAACGAGCAGTATGCTGTTCGCAACGTGCTGGGAGGAGTGGGGCCGGTCGACGTTACGTACCTGGCCTGGGATCTGCGTAACGAAGAACAGGTCGTTGTTCGCGAATATTACCCCGCGCGGTTCGTCACCCGCGAAGCCGAACAGCTCAACGTTCAGCCCCGCTCTGAAAAAGACCGTACGTTTTTCCAGTACGGCCTCGAACGCTATCTGAAGGAAGCGGCCGTACTGAGCCGCATCGAGCATCCGAACGTGGTTCGGGAGCGCGCTTTCTTCCGCGAAAACGGCACGGCCTATCGCGTCAGCGACTACCACGAAGGCGCCACGCTCGCCGATGTGGTCCGCCATCAGGGCGGCCGCATTCCCGTGCGCTCCGCTATCACGCTCATCATGCCGTTGCTCGACGGCGTGCGCGCCGGGCATAAACACGGGCTCATCCACGGCGGCATCACGCCCTCGGAGATCTTCCTGGCCAAAAACGGCCGGCCGATGCTGCTCTCGTTCCACACGACGCACATCCTGCTGGCCCAGCGCTCCCGGATCTTCGACGAATACCTGAAACCGGGCTTCGCGCCGCCCGAACAGTACGTCCCGGGCGGGAAACAGGGGCCGTGGACCGATGTCTACGGCTGCGCCGCGACGCTGTATTATATCCTGACCGGACAGCACGTGCCGCCGGCCCTCGACCGGATGGAGCAGGATACGCTGGCCGAGCTGCTCGCCGGCCAGTCGCGCCTCACCTCCTCCGTGCGCGAGGCGCTGGCCAAAGGCCTCATCCTCGACGGCACCCGTCGACCGCAGACCATCGACGCGTTCCGCGACCTGCTGATGCGCGGCACGGAGCCGGCCGAACCGGTCGCTCCCGAGCCGGAGCCCGTCAGCGAACCCGAGCCGACGCGTATCGCCGCGCTGCCGGAAGCGGAAGATGAGGAACCGGTCAAGCACACCCCGCTTTTTGTGCCGAAGAACCGGCTCGTCGCCGGCGACCGCGAAGACAGCGCGGCCTACGCCCATGCGATCTTCGGCGCCGGACAGGGACCCGCGACATCGATCAAGGATGCCGGCAGCCCGAGCGCGAAGGTGTCTCCTTTCGGTCAGCCGGTGGAGGACTTCGATCCGGATACCGAGGATGCGGAAGACGAGGAAGAGACGCTGCACCTGGAGTTGGAGGATATCGAGGAGGCCTCGCGCGCATTGAGCGGCGACGGGCCGGCCTCGCCGGCGCTGATCCCGCAACACGGGCTCACGCTGCGCCAGCCCTCCACGCCGGTCGCTCCGCCGCCCGAAGAGCCTCCGCTCTTTTCGTTCGGCGACCCCGAGGATATCCAGATTCCCGCCACGCTCGATGAAACCGTGCGCGCGCGGAAGGCCATCTACCAGTCGCCGCGTCGGATCTGGCAGGTCGCCGTATTCGCCGTGATCGGTATTTCGGTCGTCGCGCTCCTGGTCATGATCCTGATCCGTCAGAGCCAGACGGAGCCGGCGGCGTTCTCGATCGACAACGAGGCGTACGCGGCCCGCATGGCGGAAGGGGACTCGCTGTTCAAGCTCGCGCAGGATGTCGAGGAGGTCGCCTCGGCCGAGCAGGCCCGCACCTACTACGTGAAGGCCCTCGAACATTATCGCGTCGCCCAGAGCTTCAAGCCGGACGGCAACGAAGCCCAGGATCGCATCGCGGTCGTCAACACCCGCCTCGAGCAACAGGTGGCCTCGACGCTGACGGAAAAGGATTACCTCTCGATCATCGCCGATGCGGATTCCATCCTGCGCGCCGCCGACGGGCTGGTGCTCCAGGGGGACTCGGTGCGCGCGCGTCCGCTCTATACCGACGCCCGCCGCTTCTACCGCCGCGTGCTCGAATATCGCCCGAACGACTCGCTGGCCAATGCGCGGCTCTCCGCGACGTTCCAGCGCCAGTTGCCGGGCCGGACAGAGGCGCAGGCCCTGCCGGCGCCGCCGGTGCCGCGGCCCACGGTCAATAACGACCTTATCCGCAACGAGCAGTTCTACCAGCTCTACCGGTCGCAGGGCGACTCCGCGTTCGACGCCCGCAACTTCCGGGACGCCCAGCGCAAGTTCATCGAAGCCCTGGAGTACCGGAAAGACGACGAATACGCCACGTCGATGCTGCGGCAGATCGAGCGGAAGCTCGCCGATTCATCGCGCGACGCGCAGTACAAGCAGCATATGGACGCCGGCAAGGCCCTCCGCGCCGAAAACCGGCTCGTCGAGGCGAAACGCGAATTCGAGCTGGCGCTCCAGGCGAAGCCGGACGATTACGAGGCGAAGTCGGGGCTCTTCGAGGTGGATCTGCAGCTCAACCAGGCGCAGCGACGCGAGGAGGAGTACATGAGCTTCCGGGCGCGCGGCGACGTGCTCTTCGAGCAGGGCGACTTCGAGGGCGCCATGGCGAGTTACCAGGCGGCGCTGAGCGCGAAGGCGAACGACGAATACGCCACCAACCGCGTCAGGGAGACGAGCGCGAATATCGAGGCGCTCCGCCGGCTCGAACAGCAGCTCCCCGAGGGCATGATCGATGCGAACGGCATCTACAACTTCTCGGAAGAAGCCCCCGAACTGATCGGCGGCAAGCAGGCGCTCCAGTCGCGCATCCGGTACCCGGCCTTCGCCCGCGAGGCGGGGATCGAAGGACGCGTCACCGTCCGCATGATCGTCGACGAAGCCGGCAACATGCAGAAACCGGAGATCATGAACGGCCTCGGCTACGGCCTCGACCAGGAGGTGCTGCGCGTCCTCCGCGGCGCGCGCTTCGAACCCGGACGCGTCGGCGGCAAGCCGGTCAAGGTCTGGCACACGCTCTTCTTCGATTTCAAGCTCGACGACCTCTAG